In the genome of Rhodoplanes sp. Z2-YC6860, one region contains:
- the phnN gene encoding phosphonate metabolism protein/1,5-bisphosphokinase (PRPP-forming) PhnN, which translates to MEGRLFFVVGPSGSGKDTLLNGAKLALAADPHVVFAQRVITRPAGVGNEDHMPCDMAEFERRAGSGDFLIHWSAHGLRYGIPIHLADNLASGQNVVINGSRAAAAELVGKARNVTLVEISAPAELIAQRLMARGREDAAQVQSRLARVTPKLPAGIDSVVIHNDAAVETGVARLVSILTSSRPGDEASPVRPASLPGAAFLRAKLNGEELTESQYRLLLTEFVEHKHSESDMTRFLVAATGALSIAEVTAIAKVRSEFAERVTWDEPIVVDKHSLGGVPGSRITMIVVPIVAAHGLAMPKASSRAITSAAGTADAMETVARVDLDIHDVRRVVAAARGCIVWNGKLNHSALDDVMNSITRPLKLDSVKWSVASILSKKVSAGVTHVVVDLPYGPYAKLKTEQQAIETADLLRTVGEALGLKVEACPSPGDQPIGRGIGPALEVRDVMAVLEGRPDAPDDLRNKALAFASRILRWAPDISSEAAAKSRAVELLGSGAAKQAFDRIIDAQGRRAPAAVPGAMAAEVPAKSSGTVCGINGWRIGEIARATGAPWDFGGGLELRVRTGEQVKAGDALYTIRSNTPNGLAAATAAAASDSGFEIA; encoded by the coding sequence ATGGAAGGCAGGCTGTTCTTTGTCGTCGGGCCGAGCGGGAGCGGCAAGGACACATTGTTGAATGGCGCGAAGCTCGCGCTCGCGGCCGACCCACACGTGGTGTTCGCCCAGCGCGTGATCACGCGCCCGGCGGGCGTCGGCAACGAAGACCACATGCCGTGCGACATGGCCGAGTTCGAGCGGCGCGCCGGTTCCGGCGACTTCCTGATCCACTGGTCGGCGCATGGGCTCAGGTACGGGATCCCGATCCATCTGGCCGACAACCTGGCCTCGGGACAGAACGTGGTGATCAACGGCTCCCGTGCCGCGGCCGCCGAACTTGTCGGCAAGGCCAGGAACGTGACGCTCGTCGAAATCTCGGCACCGGCCGAGTTGATCGCGCAACGGCTGATGGCGCGGGGCAGGGAAGACGCCGCGCAGGTTCAATCGCGGCTGGCCCGTGTGACCCCGAAGCTGCCGGCCGGTATCGACAGTGTCGTCATCCACAATGACGCAGCCGTCGAGACCGGAGTGGCGAGGCTCGTTTCGATTCTGACTTCATCGCGCCCGGGCGACGAAGCGTCTCCGGTGCGGCCGGCGTCGCTGCCGGGCGCGGCATTCCTGCGGGCGAAACTCAACGGCGAAGAGCTGACGGAATCGCAATATCGGCTGCTGCTGACCGAATTCGTCGAGCACAAGCATTCCGAAAGCGACATGACGCGCTTCCTTGTGGCGGCGACGGGCGCGCTCAGCATCGCCGAGGTGACAGCCATCGCCAAGGTGCGGTCGGAGTTTGCCGAACGCGTCACCTGGGACGAGCCGATCGTGGTGGACAAGCATTCGCTTGGCGGCGTGCCGGGGAGCCGCATCACCATGATCGTCGTGCCGATCGTTGCAGCGCACGGCCTTGCGATGCCCAAGGCATCGTCGCGGGCGATCACCTCGGCGGCGGGCACCGCGGATGCGATGGAGACCGTGGCCCGGGTCGATCTTGATATTCACGATGTCCGCCGGGTCGTTGCCGCGGCGCGCGGCTGCATCGTCTGGAACGGCAAGCTCAATCACTCCGCGCTCGACGACGTCATGAATTCGATCACGCGCCCGCTGAAGCTCGACAGCGTGAAATGGTCGGTCGCTTCGATCCTGTCGAAGAAGGTGTCGGCGGGCGTTACCCACGTGGTGGTCGATCTGCCTTACGGCCCGTACGCCAAGCTCAAGACCGAACAGCAGGCGATCGAGACGGCCGATCTGTTACGGACCGTGGGTGAAGCGCTGGGCCTCAAGGTCGAGGCGTGCCCGTCGCCCGGCGATCAGCCGATCGGCCGCGGCATCGGCCCCGCCTTGGAGGTGCGCGACGTCATGGCGGTGCTCGAAGGCAGGCCCGATGCACCGGATGATCTTCGCAACAAGGCGCTGGCATTTGCGAGCCGGATCCTCCGCTGGGCGCCGGATATCTCGTCCGAGGCTGCGGCAAAATCGCGCGCCGTTGAGCTTCTTGGTTCCGGCGCGGCGAAGCAGGCTTTCGACAGGATCATCGACGCGCAAGGACGTCGCGCGCCCGCCGCCGTCCCGGGCGCAATGGCGGCCGAGGTGCCGGCGAAGAGTTCGGGCACCGTTTGCGGCATCAATGGTTGGAGAATCGGCGAGATTGCACGGGCGACGGGCGCGCCTTGGGATTTTGGCGGCGGTCTGGAGCTTCGCGTTCGCACAGGCGAGCAGGTCAAGGCCGGCGACGCTCTCTACACGATCCGGTCGAACACGCCCAACGGACTTGCCGCGGCCACAGCCGCTGCCGCGTCGGACAGCGGATTTGAGATTGCGTGA